The sequence below is a genomic window from Brevibacillus laterosporus.
AGTCAACAAGTAATGGAAAAAGCTAAGGAAGTAACCGGTGTAGAACGCTTTTCCTTCAGCACAGATAGTCCAGATGGTGGGGCAGTTACCGTCGAGGTAGAGATTACAGGAAAGGATTTAGAAAAAGCCAAAGAACTAAGCGAGCAAGTATCCACAATGCTAGTTGGCATCGAGGGTATCTCGAGTGTTCGAAATGATTTTAGTGAAGGAAAAGAAAAGATTACACTGTTACCTAAAAAGGAAGCAATGAATCGCTTAAACGTTGACGAACAGGTGCTAGCCCAGCATTTATCTAGTATGATGGGCGAGCAAAAGGTGGTTGAAATTACGACGGACGGAACAGACGTAGATGTGGTAGCTCGATTCCCAGAACAAGATATGAAGCATCCCGAGCAACTAAAGAAAATGCTGATTCCTACGCAAAATCAAACGATGATCCCGCTTTTAGATGTCGTTGAATGGAAATATGGAAAGACTCCTCAGCAAATCAATCACCGCAATGGCGAGCGAGTAATCAAAGTGTCTGCTGACCTCGTTGGGGTTGATCCGGGAAATGCCACACGTATGCTGCAAACGAAGCTAGACCAACTGGTGGTACCAGCAGGCTTGCAAGCGGAGTTAGCTGGTAGCCTTAAAAATCAGGAAAACAATATGTCTAGTGCCTTGTTTGTTTTTCTAGGTGCCATTGCATGCATCTATCTGATTATGGTTGCCCAATTTGGTCGTTTGTCGCATCCCTTTATCATTATGCTTACACTTCCAATGGCAGGTGTAGGTGTTGTTGCTGGTCTAGTTTTGACACAACGCATGATGACAGCGATGTCCATCATTGGCGTAATTATGCTAATTGGAATTGTCGTCTCCAATGCGATCCTCTTAATTGACCGGATTAACTTGCTTAGAAAACGTGGAATGCCGTTGAAAGAAGCCATTATCCAAGGAACTCATGACCGTGTACGCCCCGTACTTATGACGAAAATTACAGCAATCCTCGGTATGGTACCAATGGCTCTGGCATTTGGAGACGGGGCTAGTTTAGAAGCGCCTCTAGCAACCGTAGTTATTGCTGGACTCGTCTTCCACACGCTGGTCACACTGGTTCTAGTACCAGTGCTGTATTCCGTGTTCGAAGGAATGCGTGATTGGTGGGACAAAAAAAGTGAGAAACGTATGCAAAAGCGATTGAAAAGATCAATACTGGAAACTACGGAAGGACAGCAGTAGAAGAAAAATAGGTATTTGAGATAAACGTGGAATTTAACAGAAAGAAGGGCTGTTTCAACGTCATTAATGGCGATGGGTAGCCCTTCTTATCTGTAAAAGTCATTCCAAAGATTGACGATTGAAATCACATAGTAGATTTGTTTACTAATATCCTCTAAAATATGGAAAAGAGAGAGGGGAATTACATGACAAACGTATTTGCTTTACATATATCTACAGAACTAGCGGAGGATACATTTAATCATCTACTACACCATGTTTCCCCAGAGAAACGTGAAAAAATCATTCGATTCCGAAGACGAGAAGATGCTTACAGAGGGCTCCTTGCTGATTTGCTAGTACGTTATATTTTAAGTAAATATCACCATATTCCTAAAGAAGAGATTCTATTCAAACACAATGAGTACGGTAAACCCTACTTACCTAATCATACCACCTGTTATGTTAACTTGTCTCATTCTGGTGAATGGGTGGTGTGTGGAACAGGTAGTATGCTTGTGGGAATTGATGTTGAACAGCAAAAGCCTATTGATCTTGAGATTGCGAAGAATTACTTTTCCAAGCAAGAATATATGGATTTACTGGCGAAATCAGAAGGAGAAGAACAACTGTCGTATTTTTATGACCTCTGGACATTGAAAGAGAGCTACATAAAAGCTGTCGGGAAAGGGCTGTCCATTCCACTTTCTTCTTTTTCTGTTAGAAAGAATGAGAATAATACTATAGATTTTAGTGAAGAGACACCGTCTAGGACCAATTGGTTTTTTAAACAGTATCAACTAGCATCCCACTATCCGTTGTCTGTGTGTAGTGCAAGTAATCTGTTTGCAGAAGAGATTGTTATGATTCGAATGGACGAGTTGATTCAATATTTTTAATTCAGAATATAAGATAGAATATAATCAGTAACGAATAGGAGGAATTGATATGTACCTAGCCTTGTTGCATGAGGGTCCATCTGGTATAAAAGGGGTAAAAATAGCAGAACGAGTGAAACGAACATTGGCAACTGATGAAGTGCTCGTTCGGTTAAAAGCATCTGGTTTAAATCGACGGGATTTGCTCAATATCATGTGGCGAAGTGAACAAGATGCCCCACTCGTTCTTGGTTCTGATGGTGCTGGGATAATTGAGGAAGTTGGCAGTGGTGTGAAGGAATGGCATGTAGGTGATGAAGTGATCTTACATGCAGGAGTGAACTGGATAACAAAAAGTGACGCACCTCCTGCTACCTTCGAAATCTTAGGTTCTTCCTTTGATGGAACACATGCTCAGTATATCGTCATTCCTGCTTCCCTACTTGTAAAAAAACCTGCTTATTTAACGTGGGAAGAAGCTGGGGTTCTATCTGTTGCTGCACTGACAGCCTATCGCGCATTGCGTACAAAAGGACGGGCAAAAAAAGGCGATACGGTGTTGATTCCTGGCATTGGTAGTGGAGTAGCTACCTTTCTACTTCAGATGAGCAAGGCGCTAGGATGTCGTGTCATTGTTACTTCACGGTGCAAAGCTAAACAAAAACGGGCTATGGAACTAGGAGCTGATGTA
It includes:
- a CDS encoding 4'-phosphopantetheinyl transferase superfamily protein produces the protein MTNVFALHISTELAEDTFNHLLHHVSPEKREKIIRFRRREDAYRGLLADLLVRYILSKYHHIPKEEILFKHNEYGKPYLPNHTTCYVNLSHSGEWVVCGTGSMLVGIDVEQQKPIDLEIAKNYFSKQEYMDLLAKSEGEEQLSYFYDLWTLKESYIKAVGKGLSIPLSSFSVRKNENNTIDFSEETPSRTNWFFKQYQLASHYPLSVCSASNLFAEEIVMIRMDELIQYF
- a CDS encoding NAD(P)-dependent alcohol dehydrogenase codes for the protein MYLALLHEGPSGIKGVKIAERVKRTLATDEVLVRLKASGLNRRDLLNIMWRSEQDAPLVLGSDGAGIIEEVGSGVKEWHVGDEVILHAGVNWITKSDAPPATFEILGSSFDGTHAQYIVIPASLLVKKPAYLTWEEAGVLSVAALTAYRALRTKGRAKKGDTVLIPGIGSGVATFLLQMSKALGCRVIVTSRCKAKQKRAMELGADVAIDTAVDWNEALQGEKVDIVIDSVGPATFQQSLSQLRPGGTCVTFGATTGDNVEFNLRSFFYSQCNILGTTLGSKEEFMEMLVFMQQHQIHPVIDHVYDLEQGRVALERLQDSEQFGKIVLRRSDAAADGTG